One segment of Deltaproteobacteria bacterium DNA contains the following:
- a CDS encoding ribose-phosphate pyrophosphokinase yields the protein MAQNTARIKIFAGNSNPPLAAEISQYLEVPLGKATVDTFSDGEIKVEINENVRGADVFVLQSTSAPGNNNLMELLLMLDAFKRASAMRITAVMPYYGYARQDRKVVPRVPISAKLVADLITTAGASRMLTMDLHSGQIQGFFDIPVDNVYATPVLLEHLRKQLDHKEVTIVSPDAGGVERARAIARRLDASLAIIDKRRVGPNEVAEMNIIGEVHDQVAILIDDMVDTAGTLTMAAAALKKEGAKRIIGCCTHAVLSGPAIKRIEGSALEELIVTNTIPLSPQAQGCRKIKTLSVAHLIGEAIRRTHEEESISSLFV from the coding sequence ATGGCACAGAATACGGCTCGAATAAAAATTTTTGCTGGCAACTCGAATCCGCCTTTGGCCGCGGAGATTAGTCAATATCTCGAAGTGCCGCTGGGCAAAGCCACCGTGGACACTTTTAGCGACGGTGAAATCAAGGTCGAGATCAACGAGAACGTGCGTGGCGCCGACGTGTTCGTTTTGCAGTCGACTTCGGCGCCGGGCAACAACAACTTGATGGAACTATTGCTCATGCTCGACGCCTTCAAGCGCGCTTCGGCGATGCGCATCACCGCGGTCATGCCGTACTACGGCTACGCGCGCCAGGACCGCAAAGTCGTGCCGCGGGTGCCGATCAGCGCCAAGCTGGTGGCCGATCTGATCACCACCGCCGGCGCGTCGCGGATGCTGACGATGGATCTGCATTCCGGGCAGATTCAGGGCTTCTTCGATATCCCGGTGGATAATGTTTATGCGACGCCGGTGTTGCTCGAACATTTGCGCAAGCAGTTGGACCACAAAGAAGTAACGATCGTTTCGCCCGATGCCGGCGGCGTCGAGCGGGCCCGCGCCATCGCCAGACGTTTGGATGCCTCGCTGGCGATCATCGATAAGCGGCGAGTGGGGCCCAACGAGGTCGCCGAGATGAACATCATCGGTGAGGTTCATGACCAGGTGGCGATTCTCATCGACGACATGGTCGATACCGCGGGGACGCTGACCATGGCGGCGGCGGCGCTGAAAAAAGAAGGGGCGAAAAGAATTATCGGTTGTTGCACCCACGCGGTGCTTTCCGGTCCGGCGATCAAACGCATCGAAGGTTCGGCGTTGGAGGAACTGATCGTGACCAACACCATCCCCCTCAGCCCACAAGCGCAAGGTTGCCGTAAGATTAAAACTCTCTCGGTGGCGCATCTCATCGGCGAAGCGATTCGCCGCACTCATGAA